One window of Cryptococcus neoformans var. grubii H99 chromosome 11, complete sequence genomic DNA carries:
- a CDS encoding aspartate-tRNA ligase — protein MALRASRTLTVLSASSRSTTTRTIPRVWGAAASRVLVRGNATATLTPREIKPFQEQVTLKAHYGPRPKITHDIADLSPLLVDQKVVIAGWLFSQRRASDSLHFFTLRSPSSSSAVQLVSRDKDVSKDMMEYPLESVVLVQGTVKARKQKAKAISSAVDEIELEVESVTLLNPADQTLPFYPNRPEVANEDLRAQHRYLDLRRQDLANNLKTRSKVAHIIRNYLHDQGFTEIETPILLNSSPEGAREFLVPTRSPTFPRGVGQPTFYALPQSPQQPKQLLISSGAIPKYYQIAKCFRDEDGRRDRQPEFTQIDLEIGFVSGAAEQPRGEGEMRSTWAIGGQEVREVVEGMIKKIWKEVKGVDLEGWFRVMPYEVAMDVYGSDKPDTRFDMYTLPIGYYPTLSDNSLDKILLDQNPYTVEWMVTPAAQAAGLDIPSIAGSNSFIDYVKITNANAHSWLGESVLTASLGLSLDKSLPGGVNPGDVVWLSRRKKIAEGGWTHLGRLRVQLMETLVAKGLMTLPTQPHFLWITQFPLFTLADKDKIHLSRGRYASTHHPFTAPMYEDLADLKAGKVDSVRGQHYDLVLDGQEIGGGSVRIHDARLQEWVMKEVLQLDEQEMGRFDHLLRALKCGAPPHGGLALGFDRLVAILCGAKSIRDVIAFPKSTTGQDPVFKSPSVSGNEVLKEYGLQSLERDEKI, from the exons ATGGCACTCAGAGCATCAAGGACACTCACAGTCCTCAGCGCGTCTTCCAGGAGCACAACTACGAGGACAATCCCACGTGTTTGGGGTGCAGCTGCGTCGCGAGTGCTCGTTCGAGGTAACGCAACAGCGACACTGACACCGAGAGAAATCAAGCCTTTCCAAGAACAAGTTACGTTAAAGGCCCATTACG GTCCTCGGCCAAAGATAACGCACGATATCGCTGATCTTTCCCCTTTGCTCGTCGACCAAAAAGTCGTCATCGCAGGCtggctcttctcccaacg ACGAGCGTCTGATAGTCTGCATTTCTTCACGCTTCGCTCAccgtcctcgtcttctgCTGTGCAACTCGTTTCACGGGACAAGGATGTCTCCAAAGACATGATGGAATACCCACTCGAAAGCGTCGTGCTGGTTCAAGGTACTGTCAAAGCTAGGAAACAAAAGGCCAAAGCTATTAGTTCGGCCgtggatgagattgagctGGAAGTGGAAAGTGTGACACTGTTGAACCCTGCGGACCAGACTTTACCATTCTATCCCAACAGGCCCGAAGTT GCCAACGAGGATCTTCGAGCCCAGCATCGTTATCTTGACCTACGACGACAAGACCTTGCCAACAATCTCAAGACCAGGAGCAAGGTTGCGCACATTATCCGAAACTATCTCCACGATCAAG GATTCACCGAGATCGAAACGCCCATCTTACTCAACTCGTCTCCCGAAGGTGCTCGAGAATTCCTCGTGCCTACCCGTTCCCCCACCTTCCCCCGCGGCGTCGGCCAGCCCACATTCTACGCCCTCCCGCAATCGCCTCAACAACCCAAACAACTCCTCATATCTTCCGGAGCTATCCCCAAGTACTACCAAATCGCGAAATGTTTCCGcgacgaagatgggagaagggatAGGCAGCCAGAGTTTACGCAGATTGATTTAGAGATCGGTTTCGTGAGTGGGGCAGCTGAGCAGCcaaggggagaaggggagatgaggagtACGTGGGCGATTGGGGGGCAGGAAGTGCgagaggtggtggaagggatgatcaagaagatttGGAAAGAGGTGAAAGGGGTTGATTTGGAGGGATGGTTCAGGGTTATGCCGTACGAGGTGGCTATGGATGTG TATGGGTCTGATAAACCTGATACCAGGTTTGACATGTAT ACTCTACCTATAGGTTATTACCCTACACTCTCCGACAATTCGCTTGACAAGATCCTTCTTGATCAAAATCCATATACTGTTGAATGGATGGTCACCCCCGCCGCACAAGCAGCTGGTCTTGATATCCCTTCCATCGCTGGTAGCAACTCTTTC ATTGATTACGTCAAGATCACAAACGCCAACGCCCATTCATGGCTCGGTGAATCCGTCCTGACCGCTTCTCTCGGGTTGAGCTTGGATAAATCTCTTCCTGGGGGTGTGAATCCCGGAGACGTGGTTTGGTTatcgaggaggaagaagattgcaGAAGGCGGATGGACTCATTTGGGAAGGTTACGAGTACAGCTTATGGAAACGCTTGTCGCTAAAG GCCTGATGACCCTCCCCACCCAACCGCACTTTCTCTGGATCACCCAATTCCCGCTCTTCACCCTCGCCGACAAGGACAAAATCCACCTCTCCCGCGGCCGATACGCTTCCACCCACCACCCATTCACCGCACCGATGTACGAAGATCTCGCCGACCTGAAAGCCGGGAAAGTGGACAGTGTCAGGGGACAGCATTACGATTTGGTGTTGGATGGGCAGGAGATTGGGGGAGGGAGTGTGAGGATACATGATGCGAGGTTGCAGGAAtgggtgatgaaggaggtgtTGCAGTTGGACGAACAAGAGATGGGCAGGTTTGATCATTTGTTGAGAGCGTTGAAATGTGGGGCGCCCCCGCATGGCGGTCTTGCTCTTG GTTTTGACCGACTGGTGGCTATTCTGTGCGGAGCCAAATCTATCCGTGACGTGATTGCGTTCCCCAAAAGCACTACGGGCCAAGATCCAGTGTTCAAATCACCTTCTGTTTCTGGAAACGAGGTGTTGAAAGAGTATGGATTGCAGAGTTTGGAAAGGGACGAGAAGATTTAG
- a CDS encoding alcohol dehydrogenase (NADP) yields MAPASHFTLNNGKKIPSIGLGTWQSEPGQVSKAVESALKSGYRHIDCAWAYGNEKEVGEGLKASGVPREEIHITSKLFELHHHPEHVELACKDTLKNLGVEYLDLYLLHWNINFQVDAPKGTVPQFDHAVKADNGKIKLDVPLADNVMPTWREMEKLVEKGLVKSIGISNFNIHRTEKLLKEAKIKPVADQVELSIQCPQHELVAYLKSKDILPQGYSPLGGTGKSNLRENDVVQKIADKYNVQTANILLSWLVMRGINPVPKSVTPERIANNLKLVDLSQEDFKKLEDLAESHPPKRVCDQSNDFEPKYDIFQENDPEFSDKAQFAKLGLKL; encoded by the exons ATGGCTCCTGCTTCCCACTTCACCCTTAACAACGGCAAGAAGATCCCCTCTATCGGTTTGGGCACC TGGCAGTCCGA GCCCGGACAGGTCTCCAAGGCCGTCGAGTCCGCTCTCAAG TCTGGTTACCGACACATCGA CTGTGCCTGGGCCTACGGTAACGAGAAGGAAGTCGGTGAGGGCCTCAAGGCTTCCGGCGTCCCTCGAGAGGAAATTCACATTACCTCCAAGCTCTTTGagctccaccaccacccagAGCACGTCGAGCTTGCTTGTAAGGACACTTTGAAGAACTTGGGTGTCGAGTACCTTGACTTGTACTTGTTGCACTGGAAC ATCAACTTCCAGGTCGACGCTCCCAAGGGAACCGTCCCCCAGTTTGACCAcgctgtcaaggctgacaATGGCAAGATCAAGCTCGACGTTCCTCTCGCCGACAACGTCATGCCAACCtggagggagatggagaagctCGTCGAGAAAGGTCTCGTCAAGTCTATCGGTATCTCCAACTTTAACATTCACCGTACTGAAAAGCTTCTCAAGGAGGCCAAGATCAAGCCCGTCGCTG ACCAAGTCGAGCTTTCTATCCAGTGCCCTCAGCACGAGCTCGTTGCCTACCTCAAGTCCAAGGACATTCTCCCCCAGGGTTACTCTCCTCTTGGTGGTACCGGCAAGAGCAACCTCCGTGAAAATGACGTCGTGCAAAAGATTGCCGACAAGTACAATGTCCAGACTGCCAACATCTTGTTGAGCTGGTTGGTCATGCGAGGTATCAACCCTGTGCCCAAGTCCGTCACCCCGGAGAGGATTGCCAACAACCTTAAAC TTGTCGATCTTTCCCAGGAAGACTTCAAGAAGCTCGAGGATCTCGCCGAGTCTCACCCTCCCAAGAGGGTCTGCGACCAGTCTAATGACTTTGAGCCCAAGTATGACATCTTCCAGGAGAACGACCCCGAGTTTAGCGACAAGGCTCAATTCGCCAAGCTTGGTCTCAAGCTCTAA
- a CDS encoding bromodomain-containing factor 1 has protein sequence MSEATETPIPPPSNVTEPPRSPNPLNPATDAQGENIQPPVERQPQNDVPAVSAAPDQPPLPVDAPLPPSPAASDEPPPSLPSSAIPTAVPTPTVITVGEDKPEVPAEAPLSTLTQGSAPMDLDEATPQPVKRAGEDLDGEREEKRLKEDAPAVQAAAEAGEATGEAIAVAVQSDVPLVGPDGQPLPPPAWLSYVPPAPKFAGPNTPLTLTQHKYMLNAVRSLKKRLPDAYNFLVPVDTVRFNIPHYHTVIDTPMDLGTVETKLIVSDPRGPPKDKSKMSKWDTSKGKYNNVAEVTEDVRRIWENSRKFNGKEHPVSQMATRLEEAFERSLSNLPAEPVIASPAPAGPSHVRRPSISQPPVVRRSSDDTRPKREIHPPPPKDLAYEESPGSARKPKRRNDPQLQWASRAIKSLESSNKYYIAVSPFLYPVEKIIEEVPDYATVIKRPIDFNIIKNKLAENTYEDVNQVDDDMRLMVANAQKFNPPGHEVHTSATQLLQIWEEKWRTVPAKVETRDSSEDPMAEAFDDYSSDEDNAQLRSLESQVVALNQQISALRSKMTKRRAARGSKSKSKPKTAPRKSSISKPSPSVNGNSQPKKSKKTPKEANLLYREDDDESEEEEDISHLSHAQKQELAEKIGQTDGETLSKVISIIQQSTNIGGSNQEIELDIDSLPPATVIRLYNLVCRGGRGSGSKRGRGGVSKKAGGTGRKAMGGVSRRSVNEREEAERIRRMEQQLQAFESSRPVPQAVGYEEEESSSEEESSEEE, from the exons ATGTCTGAGGCTACTGAGActcccattcctcctccttccaacGTTACCGAGCCGCCCAGGAGTCCTAACCCTCTTAACCCTGCTACAGATGCGCAGGGCGAGAACATCCAACCTCCAGTTGAGCGTCAACCGCAGAATGACGTGCCAGCAGTGAGCGCTGCTCCTGATCAGCCACCTTTACCAGTGGATgcacctcttcccccctCCCCTGCCGCGAGCGACGAACCTCCCCCCTCTTTACCTTCCAGCGCTATTCCCACAGCTGTGCCTACCCCTACCGTGATTACAGTAGGCGAGGATAAGCCCGAGGTGCCCGCTGAAGCCCCATTGTCTACCCTGACACAAGGCTCAGCGCCAATGGATCTTGATGAGGCTACTCCTCAACCAGTCAAACGCGCCGGGGAGGACCTCGATGGTgaaagggaggagaagagattaAAAGAGGATGCGCCTGCCGTGCAGGCTGCTGCAGAGGCTGGGGAGGCTACTGGGGAGGCTATTGCTGTAGCGGTCCAATCTGACGTACCTCTTGTTGGGCCGGATGGTCAACCTTTGCCTCCTCCCGCCTGGCTTTCCTATGTCCCTCCTGCCCCCAAGTTCGCCGGTCCCAACACACCGCTTACGCTCACTCAACACAAGTATATGCTCAACGCTGTGCGCTCATTGAAAAAGCGCCTTCCTGATGCGTACAACTTTCTTGTTCCTGTCGACACTGTTCGATTCAACATCCCTCATTACCACACCGTTATCGATACACCTATGGATTTGGGTACGGTTGAGACCAAGTTGATTGTCAGTGATCCTAGGGGACCTCCCAAAGACAAGAGTAAGATGAGCAAGTGGGATACTAGCAAAGGGAAGTACAACAATGTGGCCGAAGTGACTGAGGATGTGAGGAGGATTTGGGAGAATTCACGCAAGTTCAACGGGAAAGAGCATCCTGTCAGTCAGATGGCTACTCGATTGGAGGAAGCTTTTGAGAGGTCTTTAAGCAACCTCCCAGCTGAA CCTGTTATCGCATCTCCTGCCCCTGCTGGTCCCTCTCATGTCCGCCGCCCTTCCATCAGTCAACCTCCTGTCGTCCGTCGAAGTTCGGATGACACTCGTCCTAAGCGCGAGAttcaccctcctcctcccaaagATCTTGCTTACGAAGAGTCTCCTGGCTCCGCGCGGAAACCTAAGCGTAGGAATGACCCCCAACTCCAGTGGGCTTCAAGAGCCATCAAGAGTTTGGAGAGCTCCAACAAGTACTATATTGCCGTTTCACCTTTTCTTTACCCCGTCGAAAAAATCATTGAAGAGGTCCCCGATTATGCTACTGTCATTAAACGCCCCATTGACTTTAACATTATCAAGAACAAACTCGCTGAGAATACATACGAGGATGTGAATCAGGTGGATGACGACATGCGTTTGATGGTCGCCAATGCGCAAAAATTCAACCCTCCTGGTCACGAAGTACATACATCTGCTACGCAATTACTGCAAATCTGGGAAGAAAAATGGAGGACGGTGCCGGCGAAAGTGGAGACCAGAGATTCTAGCGAGGACCCAATGGCCGAAGCCTTTGATGATTACTCGAGCGATGAAGATA ACGCACAACTGAGATCACTGGAGAGCCAAGTCGTTGCGTTGAACCAGCAAATCTCCGCTCTCCGTTCCAAGATGACCAAGCGCCGTGCTGCTCGAGGCTCGAAATCCAAGTCAAAACCCAAGACGGCTCCTCGCAAATCTTCCATTTCCAAACCTTCTCCCAGCGTTAACGGCAACAGTCAACcgaagaagtcaaagaagacTCCCAAGGAGGCCAACCTTCTGTAcagagaagatgacgatgaaagcgaggaagaagaggatatCAGTCATCTTTCTCATGCGCAAAAGCAAGAGTTGGCGGAGAAGATTGGGCAGACTGATGGGGAGACTTTGAGCAAAGTGATTTCTATAATTCAGCAGTCCACCAACATTGGAGGG AGCAACCAAGAGATTGAGCTGGATATCGATTCTCTTCCACCGGCAACTGTTATCAGGTTGTATAACCTTGTTTGTCGAGGGGGTCGAGGATCAGGCAGCAAGCGCGGACGTGGTGGTGTCTCGAAGAAGGCAGGTGGTACTGGCCGAAAGGCCATGGGTGGTGTGTCTCGACGAAGTGTGAacgaaagggaagaagcggagCGTATCAGGCGCATGGAACAGCAATTGCAGGCGTTTGAATCTTCTCGCCCTGTACCGCAGGCGGTTGGctatgaagaagaggagtcTAGctcggaagaggagagcaGCGAGGAAGAGTAG
- a CDS encoding protein MAK11, translating into MGKHGKSKATSKGAQRPAPYQKKAKVEVTFDAGVKPSKTEDKPKATNGKTKKDTETSKPSKTQPPKEKKEKAAKLSSPKPTKSDKGKGKSIVPPTFGPSTFIVIAGSYEKLLYGLEGSYPAGSTTPVLEPIFIFPAHLACVKAVAASPGGKWLATGSEDEFVKVWDLRRRKEVGSLSQHTGSITSLHFPTPSHLLTTSVDSTLSLFRTSDWSLLKSLKGHSGRVNHVDVHPTGRVALSVGKDQTLKMWDLMRGRGAASLPLGSEAELVKFSQQGTHFAVLFPRKIQIYSLTLKLLYTLETKSRFNHLLFHLLPASTEDGEETEVLCVGTEKGVVEIYRITLGGEEESENEEDDDEDIEKETKGKGAELERIATLVGHTNRVKAISSLPFFAPTSTGDVRKTILLTTVSSDGLINVYDLCAATIDTEKREENKVEPVASYDTKGTRLTCVYLADGQDGTKEPKIKEEEISESEDEGEDIYGSEQASDDDEDDDGMEVEFEDEEEEIEGEEE; encoded by the exons ATGGGTAAACACGGTAAATCAAAGGCTACCAGCAAGGGTGCTCAGAGGCCTGCTCCTTATCaaaagaaggccaaggttGAGGTGACCTTTGACGCTGGCGTAAAACCTTCCAAGACTGAGGATAAGCCCAAAGCTACAAACGGAAAGACGAAAAAGGACACGGAAACCTCTAAACCTTCCAAGACCCAGCCGCccaaagaaaagaaggagaaggccgCCAAGCTCTCGTCACCAAAGCCTACCAAGTCCgacaagggcaagggcaagtCCATCGTCCCTCCAACTTTTGGACCTTCAACATTTATTGTTATTGCCGGCTCCTACGAGAAACTCTTATATGGATTGGAAGGTTCCTACCCAGCTGGATCTACCACTCCCGTCCTTGAGCCTATCTTTATCTTCCCAGCTCATTTGGCATGTGTCAAAGCCGTTGCGGCGAGCCCTGGCGGTAAATGGCTGGCTACTGGAAGTGAAGACGAGTTCGTGAAAGTTTGGGacttgaggagaaggaaggaggttggTAGTCTGAGTCAGCACACAG GATCAATAACATCGCTTCATTTTCCCACCCCTTCTCACCTTTTGACCACATCTGTCGATTCCACTCTATCGCTCTTCCGTACTTCTGATTGGTCGCTTCTCAAGTCACTCAAAGGTCACTCTGGAAGGGTCAATCATGTTGACGTGCATCCCACGGGAAGGGTTGCTTTAAGTGTTGGAAAGGACCAAACTTTGAAGATGTGGGATTTGATGAGAGGTCGAGGTGCAGCGAGTCTGCCTCTGGGAAGTG AGGCGGAGCTCGTCAAGTTCTCTCAACAAGGCACCCATTTCGCTGTTCTCTTCCCCAGAAAGATCCAGATCTATTCACTC ACCTTGAAACTCCTGTACACCCTCGAAACAAAGTCTCGTTTCAaccaccttctcttccaccttcttcctgccTCTACtgaagatggcgaagaGACTGAGGTGCTTTGTGTCGGTACTGAAAAAGGTGTCGTCGAGATCTATCGGATAACATtgggtggagaggaagagtctGAAAAcgaagaggacgatgacgaggatatTGAAAAGGAAACCAAGGGCAAGGGGGCCGAGCTGGAGAGAATCGCCACGCTTGTTGGACACACCAACCG AGTAAAGGCTATCTCATCGCTTCCATTCTTCGCACCTACCTCTACCGGAGATGTGCGCAAGACAATCCTCCTCACAACTGTCTCATCTGACGGTCTCATCAACGTCTACGATCTCTGTGCGGCTACCATTGATACcgaaaagagagaagagaacaaGGTCGAACCCGTTGCATCTTACGATACCAAGGGGACTCGATTGACTTGTGTTTACCTTGCCGATGGACAAGATGGGACCAAAGAGCccaagatcaaggaagaagagatcagTGAGAGCGAGGACGAGGGTGAGGACATCTATGGAAGTGAACAAGCgagtgatgatgacgaagacgacgacggAATGGAGGTCGaatttgaggatgaggaggaggaaattgagggtgaagaagagtag